In the Shewanella sp. OMA3-2 genome, one interval contains:
- the cyaY gene encoding iron donor protein CyaY, with protein sequence MAMTDTEFHQLADEIFSAIDSAIETAIDEQDADVDIDYSGNVVQLTFEDGSQIVINKQEPLHEIWLATKTGGYHFAYQNGKWLDTRNNIDFVPFVLDSIAKQGGIVITI encoded by the coding sequence ATGGCTATGACAGATACAGAGTTTCACCAATTAGCTGATGAAATATTCAGCGCAATCGATAGTGCTATTGAAACCGCAATTGACGAGCAAGACGCGGATGTGGATATCGACTATAGCGGTAATGTAGTGCAATTGACCTTTGAAGATGGTTCGCAAATTGTGATCAACAAGCAAGAACCTTTGCATGAGATCTGGTTAGCGACCAAAACAGGTGGATATCACTTTGCTTACCAAAATGGTAAATGGTTAGACACCCGTAATAACATTGATTTTGTACCATTTGTGCTTGATTCAATTGCAAAACAAGGTGGCATAGTGATTACAATTTAA
- the lptM gene encoding LPS translocon maturation chaperone LptM, with amino-acid sequence MRLLLLLLLASLVLSACGQKGPLYKTPAPEDNKTSAAPVTTDIKASPAEAPTEAESIADKQQ; translated from the coding sequence ATGAGACTGCTTTTATTACTTTTGCTTGCTAGCCTAGTGCTAAGTGCCTGTGGTCAGAAAGGGCCTTTATATAAAACTCCCGCACCGGAAGACAATAAAACTTCCGCAGCGCCAGTGACGACTGACATAAAAGCATCACCGGCAGAAGCACCAACAGAAGCAGAATCAATAGCTGATAAGCAGCAATAA
- the lysA gene encoding diaminopimelate decarboxylase → MDFFTYQNNNLFAEGCDVSGLAKKYGTPLYIYSRATLERHWHAFDKAVANHPHLVCYAVKANSNLGVLNALARLGSGFDIVSGGELSRVLQAGGDPKKVVFSGVGKTVIEMEQALQIGIYCFNVESSAELELLNEVAGRLGKIAPVSLRVNPDVDAGTHPYISTGLKENKFGIAMEEAEQVFARAAELPHLHVKGVDCHIGSQLTELKPFLDAMDRMLSLIDRLAEQGIVIEHFDVGGGLGVPYNNETPPHPDAYAAALLERLGQRPIKLIFEPGRAIAANAGIFVTEVLFLKENSDKRFAIVDGAMNDLIRPSLYSAWQNIIPVIKTTAPTQAYDVVGPVCETGDFLGKDRQLAVKAGDLLAVRSSGAYGFVMSSNYNSRPRVAEVMVDGEQDILVRERETVAQLWQGEHLLP, encoded by the coding sequence GTGGATTTTTTTACTTATCAAAACAATAATTTATTTGCCGAAGGTTGTGACGTCAGTGGATTAGCCAAAAAATATGGTACGCCACTGTATATTTATTCCCGTGCAACACTAGAGCGCCATTGGCATGCTTTTGATAAGGCTGTCGCTAATCATCCTCATTTGGTTTGTTATGCGGTAAAAGCGAATTCTAACTTAGGTGTACTCAACGCCTTAGCCCGCCTTGGTAGTGGTTTCGATATTGTATCTGGCGGTGAATTGTCACGAGTGTTACAAGCCGGTGGTGACCCTAAAAAAGTGGTTTTTTCCGGTGTAGGTAAAACCGTCATTGAAATGGAGCAGGCATTACAGATCGGTATTTATTGTTTTAATGTTGAATCAAGTGCCGAACTTGAACTGTTAAATGAGGTCGCTGGCCGTTTAGGTAAAATCGCGCCGGTATCATTACGGGTTAATCCTGATGTAGATGCAGGAACGCACCCTTATATTTCTACCGGCTTAAAAGAAAATAAGTTTGGCATTGCGATGGAAGAGGCTGAACAGGTTTTTGCCCGTGCAGCTGAATTACCTCATTTACATGTTAAAGGGGTAGATTGCCATATTGGCTCGCAGTTAACTGAATTAAAACCTTTTTTAGATGCTATGGATCGTATGCTGTCTTTAATAGACCGTTTAGCTGAACAAGGTATTGTGATTGAGCATTTTGATGTAGGCGGCGGGTTAGGTGTGCCTTACAATAATGAAACACCTCCTCATCCAGATGCCTACGCCGCAGCGTTACTTGAACGCTTAGGGCAAAGACCTATCAAGCTGATTTTTGAACCAGGACGAGCTATTGCTGCCAATGCGGGTATTTTTGTTACTGAAGTCTTGTTCCTCAAAGAAAACAGCGACAAACGCTTTGCAATTGTGGATGGAGCAATGAACGACTTAATCCGCCCATCCCTTTACAGTGCATGGCAGAATATTATCCCCGTAATAAAAACAACCGCACCAACTCAGGCTTATGATGTCGTTGGCCCTGTATGTGAAACCGGTGATTTTTTAGGTAAAGACAGACAATTAGCGGTTAAAGCAGGCGACTTGTTAGCAGTACGTTCAAGTGGTGCATATGGCTTTGTGATGTCATCCAATTATAACTCTCGCCCACGGGTGGCTGAAGTGATGGTTGATGGTGAACAGGATATACTGGTGCGTGAGCGTGAAACCGTGGCGCAACTTTGGCAAGGTGAACACCTGCTACCTTAA
- the dapF gene encoding diaminopimelate epimerase produces the protein MIQFTKMHGLGNDFMVVDGITQNVFFSPEQIRRLANRNFGIGFDQLLLVEPPYDPDLDFHYRIFNADGSEVEQCGNGARCFARFVRNKGLTNKNKIRVSTSSGKITLRIERDGLVTVNMGVPVTDPNHIPFKAKKSEKTYLLQTPMQTFLCGAVSMGNPHCVLEVEDVENAAVAEIGAMLTNHERFPKGVNVGFMQVISSGHIKLRVYERGAAETLACGTGACAAVAVGILQDKLDKEVRVDLPGGSLTINWEGEGKSLWMTGPAEHVYDGQIQL, from the coding sequence TTGATTCAATTCACTAAAATGCATGGGCTAGGTAACGACTTTATGGTTGTTGATGGTATTACCCAGAATGTATTTTTTTCGCCAGAGCAAATACGTCGATTAGCTAATCGAAATTTTGGGATTGGTTTTGATCAATTATTATTGGTCGAACCTCCCTATGATCCTGATTTAGATTTTCATTACCGTATTTTTAATGCCGATGGTAGCGAAGTTGAGCAATGTGGTAATGGCGCGCGATGCTTCGCTCGTTTTGTGCGTAATAAAGGCTTAACCAACAAGAATAAAATTCGCGTCAGCACCAGTTCGGGTAAAATAACTCTGCGTATTGAACGGGATGGCTTAGTGACGGTGAATATGGGCGTACCTGTAACAGACCCTAATCACATTCCGTTTAAAGCTAAAAAGAGTGAAAAAACCTATCTACTGCAAACACCGATGCAGACTTTCTTATGTGGTGCCGTTTCCATGGGGAATCCACATTGTGTATTAGAAGTGGAAGACGTAGAAAATGCAGCGGTTGCGGAAATAGGTGCCATGCTAACCAACCACGAACGATTCCCTAAAGGGGTGAATGTGGGCTTTATGCAAGTGATAAGCTCAGGTCATATTAAGCTTAGGGTTTATGAGCGTGGCGCTGCCGAAACGCTTGCTTGTGGCACTGGAGCCTGTGCTGCTGTTGCGGTAGGTATACTACAAGATAAGTTAGATAAAGAAGTTCGAGTGGACTTACCGGGTGGTTCATTGACCATTAATTGGGAAGGTGAAGGCAAGTCGTTGTGGATGACAGGTCCAGCTGAACATGTATATGATGGTCAAATACAGTTGTAA
- a CDS encoding DUF484 family protein produces MLANFRNQVLDENLVREYLLDNPEFFNRHPELLIALKLNHHQRGVVSLVERRQEMLRSKVTQLEEEITALMNVAKQNERIFLFNNELSFQLLACKELSELRQTLFEGLKAEFGFTHVRLITVHDIDSELANIWRHRIHNNYYFGRLTQSESKRLFGSEVGSVALTRLSAENGQVIFAIASADAAHFYPNMDSLLFSQLRRLLSHLLATF; encoded by the coding sequence ATGTTGGCGAATTTTCGTAACCAAGTGTTAGATGAAAATCTAGTGCGTGAATATTTACTCGATAACCCTGAGTTTTTCAATCGTCACCCTGAGTTATTGATCGCGCTAAAGTTGAATCATCATCAGCGTGGGGTAGTGTCACTGGTTGAGCGAAGGCAAGAAATGCTGCGCAGTAAGGTGACTCAGCTTGAAGAAGAAATTACCGCACTAATGAATGTGGCAAAGCAGAATGAGCGCATTTTTTTGTTCAATAATGAATTGTCATTTCAATTACTGGCTTGCAAAGAGCTAAGTGAACTTAGGCAAACATTGTTTGAAGGATTAAAGGCTGAATTTGGTTTCACCCATGTGCGTTTAATTACCGTTCATGATATTGACAGTGAATTAGCTAATATTTGGCGTCATCGCATTCACAATAATTATTATTTTGGCCGATTAACCCAGTCAGAATCAAAACGTTTATTTGGTAGTGAAGTTGGTTCTGTTGCATTAACCAGATTATCTGCTGAAAATGGTCAGGTCATATTTGCCATAGCGAGCGCAGACGCTGCTCATTTTTACCCTAATATGGATTCGTTATTATTTAGCCAATTACGTCGCTTGCTGAGCCATTTATTAGCGACATTTTGA
- the xerC gene encoding tyrosine recombinase XerC, whose product MTQTDWQAQYRQYLTFERQLSAYTIRNYFFELNRAQSLLGEDVYLHMATREQLQSVLAKLHRQGLSPRSIALSLSAQKQFYAFLLRENVVAINPAKTLSAPKQNKPLPKNMDVDAVSHLLDIDANDPLATRDKAIMELFYSSGLRLAELAALNYDDIQFDNAEVKVMGKGSKQRIVPVGKMAMEALASWLERRADMPTQDAGNALFVSNQGKRLSHRSIQARMNKWGQEQALSIKVHPHKLRHSFATHMLESSADLRAVQELLGHANLSTTQIYTSLDFQHLAKVYDGAHPRAKKK is encoded by the coding sequence ATAACACAAACCGACTGGCAGGCTCAATATCGCCAATACCTGACCTTTGAACGTCAGTTATCGGCTTACACTATTCGCAATTATTTTTTTGAGCTCAATCGTGCTCAATCCTTACTGGGCGAAGATGTTTATTTGCACATGGCTACCCGCGAGCAGTTACAAAGTGTGCTAGCCAAATTGCATCGACAAGGATTAAGTCCGCGCTCCATTGCATTAAGTTTGTCGGCACAAAAACAATTTTATGCGTTTTTACTGCGTGAGAATGTTGTGGCAATAAATCCTGCTAAAACCCTCAGCGCACCCAAGCAAAATAAACCACTGCCTAAAAATATGGATGTTGATGCAGTTAGTCATTTACTGGATATTGACGCTAATGATCCGCTGGCTACTCGTGATAAAGCTATTATGGAGTTATTTTATTCTAGCGGGCTACGTTTAGCTGAACTCGCAGCCTTAAATTATGATGATATTCAGTTTGATAATGCTGAAGTTAAAGTCATGGGTAAAGGCAGTAAACAACGAATTGTGCCAGTAGGAAAGATGGCTATGGAGGCGTTAGCCTCATGGCTTGAACGTCGTGCAGACATGCCAACTCAAGATGCCGGTAATGCCTTGTTTGTCAGTAACCAAGGCAAGCGACTATCGCACCGTAGCATTCAAGCAAGAATGAATAAGTGGGGCCAAGAGCAAGCATTATCGATCAAAGTGCATCCACATAAATTACGTCATTCTTTTGCGACACATATGCTTGAATCCAGTGCTGATTTACGTGCAGTACAAGAGTTACTGGGTCACGCCAATCTTTCTACTACTCAAATTTATACCAGTTTAGACTTTCAGCATCTGGCTAAGGTCTACGATGGTGCTCATCCTAGAGCGAAAAAAAAATAA
- a CDS encoding HAD-IA family hydrolase — MVHTLAQQTQADIVQYQRLQPFKAISFDLDDTLYDNKPIISKAVAESFSLLHSKYPKSSRWTATDWQHCKLALQTQQPELVHDTSAARYAMLRQGLMQLGYSEMDASHGAQAELDCFQHYRSDFTIAQDILITLNTLKQHFTLVGITNGNVDASRIGLDAVMQFVLHPGYGVKMKPAADMFDLACKQLAIKPSELLHVGDHPNSDIVGAKTAGCQTVWLNPCQQKKHKSPASLLPHIAINQLSSLVSLI; from the coding sequence ATGGTGCATACCTTAGCGCAGCAAACCCAAGCTGATATAGTTCAATATCAACGGCTTCAGCCTTTTAAAGCTATTAGTTTTGACTTAGATGACACCTTATATGATAACAAACCTATCATCAGCAAGGCTGTTGCGGAGTCATTTAGCCTGTTACACAGTAAGTACCCTAAATCTAGCCGTTGGACGGCGACTGACTGGCAACATTGTAAACTTGCACTGCAAACGCAACAGCCGGAATTAGTGCATGATACCTCCGCAGCGCGCTACGCCATGCTACGTCAAGGGTTAATGCAGTTAGGTTATAGTGAAATGGACGCCAGCCATGGGGCGCAAGCCGAGTTAGATTGTTTTCAGCACTATCGCAGTGATTTCACTATCGCTCAAGATATACTTATTACGCTTAATACATTAAAACAACACTTTACTTTAGTGGGTATTACTAATGGTAATGTGGACGCGAGTCGTATTGGTTTAGATGCGGTAATGCAGTTTGTTTTGCATCCAGGCTATGGGGTTAAAATGAAGCCAGCTGCTGATATGTTTGATTTAGCCTGTAAACAGTTAGCGATCAAGCCGTCAGAATTACTGCATGTAGGCGATCACCCTAACTCAGACATTGTCGGGGCTAAAACGGCTGGATGCCAGACCGTTTGGCTAAACCCTTGTCAGCAAAAAAAGCATAAAAGCCCTGCAAGTTTATTACCCCATATCGCGATAAATCAGTTGTCGTCACTGGTTAGCTTGATTTAG
- a CDS encoding AlbA family DNA-binding domain-containing protein — translation MKTHCYPTFALDDIANLHESVQVEFKLAGGRDGNGQLPEVMWETYSAFANTLGGEIILGVKEDHGEFSIEGIVNPMPMLSEIWQILNNPQKISHNILSPTDVQIIEIMGKKLIRIHVPAVDPKLRPIYIGTDPYGGSYFRVDDADMHASHEQVDQMKQRAGVVLKPKSS, via the coding sequence ATGAAGACTCATTGTTATCCAACCTTTGCTTTAGATGACATTGCTAACTTGCATGAATCTGTTCAGGTTGAATTTAAATTAGCAGGCGGGCGGGATGGCAACGGCCAGTTGCCAGAAGTAATGTGGGAAACCTATAGCGCCTTTGCGAATACCTTAGGAGGGGAAATCATTCTAGGCGTGAAAGAAGACCACGGTGAATTTAGTATTGAGGGTATTGTTAATCCTATGCCTATGCTCAGTGAAATTTGGCAAATTCTCAATAATCCACAAAAAATCAGCCACAATATTCTATCGCCTACCGACGTACAAATTATTGAAATTATGGGTAAGAAGTTGATTCGAATCCATGTGCCTGCGGTTGACCCCAAACTTAGGCCTATTTATATCGGCACTGATCCCTACGGTGGTAGTTATTTTCGCGTAGATGATGCCGACATGCACGCCAGCCATGAGCAGGTTGATCAAATGAAACAACGTGCGGGTGTGGTGCTAAAACCTAAATCAAGCTAA